In Arthrobacter sp. CDRTa11, one DNA window encodes the following:
- a CDS encoding phage baseplate assembly protein V codes for MRQLQGLPELIVTLGRRRLSASETAAIISVQVLSTLARPAQCLISWRPGPGPGRSLGGGRSPAGSVDPAPGDALRVEVGGFRAPLFAGEVTVVEYSYGADLSQEIRVRAYDALHRLRKRQFTRFHPDTDLAALAGTLCEGTGLLVTGGGTPLGDVYQCARSDLSLLVEQSARVGVYPVVDDGTLRLPGLSGEGDPLDLELGTSLHSAEVEISQEPAFAGARTSGWRADDASPQGATAGSSDAKAGVTADPALASVGAGGKLLRDNEPLASAALADHLAQAELDVRVAGQVTAVFVADGDPRLRAGGRVRVRGIAQRLEGTYAVTSVTHRLDGTGYETTVSTLPPPPPPERKPDVFTLGIVSDVDDPEGRGRVRVRLPAYPELETPWVPVMYAAAGADKGLVAPPGPDDTVLVLLPASDPGQAIVLGGLFGAGQPPDAQVSGPRDGRFTFRTRDGQEVQLDGHAHTIRLSNGHGSAVELGPNRLRITAATDLLLEAPGRAMTIRAKTVDFEEA; via the coding sequence GTGAGGCAACTCCAGGGCCTGCCGGAACTGATCGTCACCCTCGGGCGGCGCAGGCTCAGCGCATCTGAAACGGCCGCCATCATCTCCGTGCAGGTCCTGAGCACCTTGGCCCGGCCGGCACAGTGCCTCATCAGCTGGCGGCCCGGCCCCGGTCCGGGGCGGTCGCTCGGCGGCGGGCGGTCCCCGGCCGGGAGCGTTGATCCCGCACCGGGCGACGCCCTGCGGGTGGAGGTGGGCGGGTTCCGGGCGCCGCTCTTTGCGGGCGAAGTGACAGTGGTGGAGTACAGCTACGGCGCGGATCTGTCCCAGGAAATCCGGGTGCGTGCCTATGATGCCCTGCACCGGCTGCGGAAGCGCCAGTTCACCCGTTTCCATCCGGACACCGACCTGGCGGCGTTGGCCGGGACGCTCTGCGAAGGGACGGGGCTGCTGGTCACGGGTGGAGGGACGCCCCTGGGGGACGTCTATCAGTGCGCCCGCTCGGACCTGAGCCTGCTGGTGGAGCAAAGCGCCCGCGTGGGGGTGTATCCGGTGGTGGACGACGGCACGCTCCGGCTGCCTGGCCTGTCCGGCGAGGGCGATCCCCTGGACCTGGAGCTTGGTACCAGCCTTCATTCCGCGGAGGTGGAAATCAGCCAGGAGCCGGCGTTCGCGGGTGCCCGCACCTCCGGCTGGCGGGCCGATGACGCGTCCCCGCAAGGTGCCACCGCCGGCAGCAGTGACGCCAAGGCCGGCGTTACCGCCGATCCGGCACTGGCCTCGGTGGGCGCAGGCGGCAAGCTGCTGCGGGACAATGAGCCGCTGGCCTCGGCAGCGCTCGCGGACCACCTGGCGCAGGCGGAACTGGACGTCCGGGTGGCGGGCCAGGTCACCGCGGTTTTTGTGGCCGACGGCGATCCCCGGCTCCGGGCGGGCGGGCGGGTCCGCGTGCGGGGGATTGCCCAGCGGCTGGAAGGAACCTATGCGGTGACCTCCGTGACCCATCGGCTGGACGGCACAGGATACGAAACCACCGTCTCCACCCTCCCGCCGCCTCCTCCGCCGGAGCGCAAACCGGACGTCTTCACCTTGGGGATAGTGTCCGACGTCGACGATCCGGAGGGCCGCGGACGCGTCCGCGTGCGGCTGCCCGCGTATCCGGAGCTGGAAACGCCGTGGGTACCGGTGATGTACGCGGCGGCCGGCGCGGACAAGGGGCTGGTAGCACCGCCTGGTCCGGACGACACCGTGCTGGTGCTGCTGCCGGCGTCCGATCCCGGCCAGGCGATTGTGTTGGGCGGGCTGTTCGGGGCCGGGCAGCCACCGGACGCGCAGGTGAGCGGTCCGCGGGACGGCCGCTTTACGTTCAGGACCCGGGACGGCCAGGAGGTGCAGCTGGACGGCCATGCCCATACTATCCGGCTCAGCAACGGCCATGGCTCCGCCGTGGAACTGGGCCCTAACAGGCTCCGAATCACGGCGGCCACGGACCTGCTGCTGGAGGCACCCGGAAGAGCCATGACCATTCGGGCAAAAACCGTGGACTTTGAGGAGGCCTGA
- a CDS encoding MarR family winged helix-turn-helix transcriptional regulator, with protein MAEEVFQRPPNAGPQALVRLLQDFTLEANRYVDTAGGRNDMHRTDLNALAVIMRHTAKGLVVTPGVLRRELNLSSPATTALIDRLDRSGHVVRERLGSDRRQVQLRMTPKAFQDGSAMFMPLSRHMGTAMAAFSAEELETVTRFMTAMVEATIAARQEASGTASDDGPKSP; from the coding sequence ATGGCAGAGGAAGTGTTCCAGCGCCCCCCAAATGCCGGACCCCAAGCCTTGGTCCGGCTGCTCCAGGACTTCACCCTCGAGGCAAACCGCTACGTGGACACGGCCGGCGGCCGGAACGACATGCACCGCACTGACCTCAACGCATTGGCCGTGATTATGCGCCACACCGCCAAAGGTCTGGTGGTCACCCCCGGTGTCCTGCGCAGGGAACTGAACCTCAGTTCCCCTGCCACCACAGCGCTGATCGACCGGCTGGACCGTTCCGGCCACGTGGTCCGCGAACGGCTGGGCTCGGACCGCCGGCAGGTCCAGCTCCGGATGACCCCCAAGGCCTTCCAGGACGGCAGTGCCATGTTTATGCCGCTGTCCCGGCACATGGGCACCGCGATGGCGGCCTTTTCTGCCGAGGAATTGGAAACGGTCACGCGCTTTATGACCGCCATGGTGGAAGCCACCATCGCCGCCCGCCAGGAGGCTTCGGGAACAGCCTCCGACGACGGCCCCAAATCCCCCTAA
- a CDS encoding MMPL family transporter, whose product MPSHPVRQAPVPFLLRWLIPVLLVLTWLAVAGVGGPTFGRLDEVSSNDQASFLPAGAEATEARDWQEKFRDSNEIPAVIVIENDAAFSPAQLGQAAALKADLEALQLGSAVIGPIPSADGKAVQFIAPISSSDEVKEGVQELRDTLADAAPEGMQAYVTGPAGLTADLVSAFAGIDGILLLVALGAVFVILLVVYRSLLLPLVVLLTSVFALCAAILLVFGMAKLGWIQLNGQSQGILSILVIGAATDYALLYVARFREALTHTTDRTAAVLTAWKASVEPIVASGATVIIALLCLLFSDLNSNKALGPVAAAGILCSLFAALTLLPAMMALLGRASFWPFVPKLVPADEREPELVTGLEGQKGIWRATGSLVSRRPRTVWIGSVLLLLAASAGLLQLKANGVPQTDVILTASNAVDGQDALARHFDAGSGSPAVVVADEGKAAQVLETVKAGDGVGAAYLLAAGSVPITGAPGSPAVPDVREGKVLINATLDYAPDSGDAENAVKVLREQVKTVDSDALVGGVTATALDTNTTAQRDLVIIIPVVLAVILVILMLLLRSVVAPVLLVLSVVLSYGAAMGVSALVFNNLFGFPGADATVPLFGFVFLVALGVDYNIFLMSRVREESLKHGTRPGILRGLGVTGGVITSAGVVLAATFAALGVIPIMFLVQLAFIVAFGVLLDTVLVRSLLVPALAYHIGPRIWWPGKLGKPELDAAEPGEPAPRHALI is encoded by the coding sequence ATGCCATCACATCCTGTACGTCAAGCCCCGGTGCCATTCCTTCTGCGCTGGCTTATTCCGGTCCTCCTGGTGCTGACCTGGCTCGCCGTGGCGGGTGTAGGGGGGCCAACGTTCGGCCGGCTGGATGAGGTGTCCTCCAACGACCAGGCCTCGTTCCTTCCGGCCGGCGCCGAAGCCACCGAGGCCCGGGACTGGCAGGAGAAGTTCCGGGACTCCAATGAGATCCCTGCCGTCATCGTCATAGAAAACGACGCTGCGTTTTCGCCAGCCCAGCTTGGACAGGCCGCGGCGCTTAAGGCGGACCTTGAGGCACTGCAGCTGGGCAGCGCCGTGATCGGCCCCATCCCTTCAGCGGATGGTAAGGCGGTGCAATTCATCGCCCCCATCTCCTCCTCGGATGAGGTCAAGGAGGGTGTTCAGGAACTGCGGGATACCCTGGCGGACGCCGCGCCGGAGGGCATGCAGGCCTACGTCACCGGCCCGGCCGGCCTGACAGCCGATCTTGTCAGCGCGTTTGCGGGCATCGACGGAATCCTGCTGCTGGTGGCCCTGGGTGCGGTTTTTGTGATCCTGCTGGTGGTGTACCGGTCCCTCCTGCTTCCCCTCGTGGTGCTGCTGACGTCGGTGTTCGCTCTCTGCGCCGCCATCCTGCTCGTGTTCGGCATGGCCAAGCTCGGGTGGATCCAGCTCAATGGCCAAAGCCAGGGCATCCTGTCCATCCTGGTGATTGGCGCGGCCACCGACTATGCGCTGCTTTACGTTGCCCGGTTCCGCGAAGCCCTCACCCACACCACCGACAGGACGGCGGCTGTGCTGACGGCGTGGAAAGCGTCGGTTGAGCCGATCGTTGCTTCCGGCGCGACGGTGATCATCGCCCTGCTGTGCCTGCTGTTCTCGGACCTGAACTCGAACAAAGCCCTGGGCCCAGTGGCCGCGGCGGGCATCCTGTGCTCGCTGTTTGCGGCGCTGACACTGCTGCCCGCGATGATGGCGCTCCTGGGCAGGGCATCCTTCTGGCCCTTCGTGCCGAAGCTTGTCCCCGCCGATGAACGTGAACCGGAACTCGTCACCGGGCTGGAGGGGCAAAAGGGCATCTGGCGGGCCACCGGATCGCTTGTCTCGCGCAGGCCGCGCACTGTATGGATCGGATCGGTGCTCCTGCTCCTGGCGGCCTCGGCCGGCCTCCTGCAGCTGAAGGCCAACGGCGTGCCCCAGACGGACGTCATCCTCACCGCATCCAATGCCGTGGACGGGCAGGATGCGCTGGCGCGGCACTTCGACGCCGGGAGCGGCAGCCCCGCCGTCGTGGTTGCCGACGAAGGCAAGGCAGCGCAGGTGCTGGAGACGGTCAAGGCGGGCGACGGCGTCGGGGCAGCTTATCTCCTGGCCGCGGGAAGCGTGCCCATCACCGGAGCCCCCGGCTCTCCCGCTGTCCCCGACGTCCGGGAGGGGAAGGTGCTGATCAACGCAACGCTCGACTACGCGCCGGACTCCGGGGACGCCGAGAATGCCGTGAAGGTGCTGCGCGAGCAGGTAAAAACCGTTGACTCGGATGCGCTGGTGGGAGGCGTGACTGCGACGGCCCTGGATACCAACACCACGGCCCAGCGCGATCTGGTGATCATCATTCCGGTGGTGCTGGCGGTCATCCTTGTCATCCTGATGCTGCTGCTGAGGTCGGTGGTTGCCCCGGTCCTGCTGGTGCTTTCGGTGGTCCTTTCCTACGGCGCGGCCATGGGTGTCTCGGCGCTGGTCTTCAACAACCTGTTCGGATTCCCGGGTGCCGACGCCACCGTGCCGCTGTTCGGGTTTGTGTTTTTGGTGGCCCTGGGTGTGGACTACAACATCTTCCTCATGAGCCGGGTGCGGGAGGAGTCGCTCAAGCACGGGACCCGGCCCGGTATCCTGCGCGGCCTGGGGGTCACCGGCGGGGTGATCACGTCCGCGGGAGTGGTGCTGGCCGCCACGTTCGCGGCGCTTGGCGTTATTCCCATCATGTTCCTGGTGCAGCTGGCGTTCATTGTGGCGTTCGGCGTGCTGCTGGACACCGTGCTGGTGCGCTCGCTGCTGGTCCCGGCGCTGGCTTACCACATCGGGCCCCGCATCTGGTGGCCCGGAAAGCTGGGGAAACCCGAGCTGGACGCCGCCGAGCCGGGGGAGCCGGCGCCACGCCACGCCCTCATCTGA
- a CDS encoding phage tail sheath family protein: MPNYQAPGVYVQEIPSGSRPIGQVSTSIAAFVGIAPDTSAHLHEARVLDNWTQFVDQFVGKATEGSPLSNAVFGFFSNGGSRCYVVNVGKGGSLMGTAAKPTGLTLLEAIDDISMVAAPGYTDAEAYAALQAHVEHPLRQDRMAILDTVETVDDVGVLTRAATSGVPDADSHSDGDKTDRDETDETEGDETEGGTTDSGATDSDAAEPAAGPPPPAAAPTSGRRGSEEDALGAPQSPGGYTALYFPWIVMVDPVSGKKVTQPPSGHIAGVWARVDATRGVHKAPANEPIQGALDLARRVSRGEQETLNPAGVNCIRYFPGEGIRIWGARTRAAEASEYRYINVRRLTNMIKESVAEGTRWVVFEPNDHTLWKSIRRDVGAFLTNVWRDGALLGTTPQQAFYVKCDEETNPASVRDAGQVVTEIGIAPVKPAEFVIFKLMQSADTTSIENAGA, from the coding sequence ATGCCGAACTACCAGGCGCCAGGAGTTTACGTACAGGAGATACCCAGCGGCAGCCGTCCCATAGGACAGGTCAGCACCAGCATCGCGGCGTTCGTGGGCATCGCCCCGGACACCTCCGCCCACCTCCATGAGGCCCGGGTCCTCGATAACTGGACCCAGTTCGTGGACCAGTTCGTGGGCAAGGCCACCGAGGGTTCGCCGCTGTCCAACGCAGTGTTCGGCTTCTTCTCCAACGGAGGCAGCCGCTGCTATGTGGTGAATGTGGGGAAAGGTGGCAGCCTGATGGGCACCGCCGCCAAGCCCACCGGACTGACCCTTCTCGAAGCAATCGATGACATTTCCATGGTGGCCGCTCCCGGATATACGGACGCCGAAGCTTACGCCGCACTGCAGGCCCATGTGGAGCATCCGCTCCGGCAGGACCGGATGGCCATCCTGGACACCGTGGAGACAGTGGACGACGTCGGTGTCCTCACCCGGGCGGCCACCTCCGGAGTGCCTGACGCAGACAGTCACTCCGACGGAGACAAAACAGACCGTGATGAGACAGACGAAACAGAAGGTGACGAAACAGAAGGCGGCACAACAGATAGCGGCGCAACAGATAGCGACGCAGCCGAGCCTGCCGCCGGGCCTCCCCCTCCCGCGGCGGCTCCCACATCAGGCAGGCGCGGCAGTGAGGAAGACGCGCTGGGCGCCCCACAATCACCAGGCGGATACACGGCGCTGTATTTTCCTTGGATTGTGATGGTTGACCCGGTGTCCGGGAAGAAGGTGACGCAGCCGCCGTCGGGCCATATTGCCGGCGTGTGGGCGAGGGTGGATGCCACCCGGGGCGTGCATAAAGCGCCCGCCAACGAGCCCATCCAGGGTGCGCTGGATCTGGCAAGGCGCGTCAGCCGCGGTGAGCAGGAGACCCTCAACCCGGCCGGGGTGAACTGCATACGGTACTTTCCGGGCGAGGGGATCCGTATCTGGGGAGCACGCACCAGGGCGGCTGAAGCCAGCGAGTACCGGTACATCAACGTCCGCAGGCTGACCAACATGATCAAGGAATCAGTGGCCGAGGGGACGCGCTGGGTGGTATTTGAACCGAACGACCATACTCTGTGGAAGTCCATCCGCCGCGATGTGGGGGCGTTCCTCACCAATGTCTGGCGGGACGGGGCGTTGCTGGGGACCACTCCGCAGCAGGCGTTCTATGTGAAGTGCGACGAGGAAACCAACCCTGCCAGCGTGCGCGATGCAGGCCAGGTAGTCACGGAGATAGGCATCGCACCGGTGAAACCCGCCGAGTTCGTGATTTTCAAACTCATGCAGTCAGCGGACACGACGTCCATAGAAAACGCAGGAGCCTGA
- a CDS encoding GPW/gp25 family protein, with the protein MSAPRYRSIAFIHPDFDAGAGVPGLRLTPAGRLGVVTDAASVRQALLLLLSTRPGERINRPTYGCHLFRLVFAPADDTTAGLAIHYVARAVEQWEPRINVLSLDAGRSPETPELLEVRLRYRVRTTQLEDEIAIAVPVASGGAP; encoded by the coding sequence ATGAGCGCCCCCCGGTACCGTTCCATCGCCTTTATCCACCCGGATTTCGACGCCGGCGCCGGAGTTCCGGGGCTGCGCCTCACGCCAGCGGGACGGCTGGGCGTTGTCACGGATGCGGCGTCGGTCCGGCAGGCGCTGTTGCTGCTGCTGAGCACCAGGCCCGGCGAGAGGATCAACCGGCCAACCTACGGCTGCCACCTTTTCCGGCTGGTTTTCGCCCCGGCGGACGACACCACCGCCGGCCTTGCCATCCATTACGTCGCCCGCGCGGTGGAGCAGTGGGAGCCGCGGATCAATGTCCTGTCCCTGGACGCCGGACGGTCACCGGAGACCCCGGAGCTCCTGGAAGTCCGGCTGCGTTACCGGGTGCGCACCACCCAGCTTGAGGACGAAATCGCCATTGCCGTGCCCGTTGCTTCCGGAGGCGCCCCATGA
- a CDS encoding NAD-dependent epimerase/dehydratase family protein yields the protein MSELHVVTGAGPVGWTIAEQLAGQGQQVRILTRTGSGPDHPLIERIAADAREREQLAPALSGASAVFHCIHSSAYRASAWQAELPQAERTVLAAAGEAGAVVVFPESLYSYSRPDKTLTEAGPREAQGGKRGIRTALLRAREESATNTVSVVAGDFFGPRVRMAHAGERMVPPILAGKKLKVLGSAAQPHSFTFVPDLAAAMIRAAKTPSVWNKVWHAPTGPALTQRELAAAFGDAAGLGTPPVGALPGWVIRAAGAFSRDARELAEMMYQFEKPFVMESAVSESALGLKPTPLPQAAAATVAWWRTQG from the coding sequence ATGTCCGAACTGCACGTTGTAACCGGAGCCGGACCTGTTGGCTGGACCATCGCCGAACAGCTCGCCGGGCAGGGACAGCAGGTGCGGATTCTCACCCGCACCGGCAGCGGCCCTGACCATCCGCTCATCGAGCGGATTGCCGCCGACGCCCGGGAGCGGGAACAGCTGGCTCCTGCCCTTTCCGGCGCCAGCGCCGTCTTCCACTGCATCCACAGCTCCGCCTACCGTGCCTCTGCCTGGCAAGCGGAGCTCCCGCAGGCCGAACGAACGGTTCTGGCAGCGGCTGGCGAGGCCGGCGCCGTCGTTGTCTTTCCTGAAAGCCTCTATTCGTACAGCCGGCCGGACAAAACCCTGACCGAAGCGGGACCGCGGGAGGCCCAAGGCGGCAAACGCGGAATCAGGACGGCACTGCTCCGGGCACGGGAAGAGTCGGCCACAAATACGGTCAGCGTGGTGGCGGGAGACTTTTTTGGTCCCCGGGTCCGGATGGCCCACGCGGGCGAGCGGATGGTCCCGCCTATCCTGGCCGGCAAGAAGCTGAAGGTGCTGGGGAGCGCGGCGCAGCCACACTCCTTCACGTTCGTTCCTGACCTCGCGGCGGCGATGATCCGCGCCGCCAAAACCCCCTCCGTCTGGAACAAGGTATGGCATGCCCCCACGGGCCCGGCCCTGACCCAGCGCGAACTGGCCGCTGCCTTCGGTGACGCCGCCGGGCTGGGGACGCCGCCGGTGGGCGCACTTCCCGGCTGGGTGATCCGGGCAGCCGGGGCGTTTTCCAGGGATGCCCGGGAGTTGGCCGAAATGATGTACCAGTTCGAGAAGCCGTTTGTGATGGAATCGGCGGTGAGTGAATCAGCCCTGGGATTGAAGCCCACTCCCCTTCCTCAGGCCGCCGCGGCCACTGTCGCCTGGTGGCGCACCCAGGGGTAG
- a CDS encoding TetR/AcrR family transcriptional regulator, with the protein MNPQTPRERAREQTIADIVRLGREHLAAHGAAALSLRAVARDLGVVSSAVYRYVANRDELLTLLLIDAYNELGNQVDAAVGALPEDDHTGRFAALGRAVRKWALLEPARYALLFGSPVPGYRAPAERTTEPGTRVILALMAIFEAAYRAGVMTGGSGPGEARTKPRISPALAADLEAIRIGQGLTLPDGLLARGALVWTSLFGAVSFEVFGQYGEDTFQAADELYEHHLQALQGVAGLA; encoded by the coding sequence ATGAATCCACAAACACCGCGGGAGCGGGCGAGGGAACAGACCATTGCCGACATCGTCCGGCTGGGCAGGGAGCACCTCGCGGCCCATGGGGCCGCAGCACTGTCGCTCCGCGCCGTCGCTCGTGACCTGGGTGTTGTCTCCTCTGCCGTCTATCGCTATGTGGCCAACCGCGACGAACTGCTGACCCTCCTGCTGATTGACGCGTATAACGAGCTGGGGAACCAAGTGGATGCCGCTGTGGGCGCGCTGCCCGAGGATGATCACACCGGACGTTTTGCTGCGCTCGGCCGCGCCGTGAGGAAATGGGCCCTGCTCGAACCCGCCCGCTATGCCCTGCTCTTCGGAAGCCCCGTGCCCGGCTATCGTGCGCCGGCCGAGCGGACCACCGAGCCCGGAACCCGTGTGATCCTTGCCCTCATGGCGATTTTCGAAGCCGCATACCGCGCCGGGGTGATGACCGGGGGCTCGGGGCCGGGGGAGGCCCGGACTAAACCCAGGATTTCGCCCGCGCTCGCCGCCGACCTCGAAGCCATCCGAATCGGGCAGGGTCTGACCCTTCCGGACGGACTGCTGGCGCGTGGGGCACTGGTCTGGACATCGCTTTTTGGCGCCGTCAGCTTTGAGGTTTTTGGGCAGTACGGGGAGGACACTTTCCAGGCCGCAGACGAGCTTTACGAGCACCACCTGCAGGCCCTGCAGGGCGTGGCCGGTCTGGCCTAA
- a CDS encoding phage tail protein, which translates to MTTQPPSAQPGVQVTPYRDFNFKVVIQGVVQGHFTKVEGLGMSIGRILFRAGGENSAVRVIPGQVEYTPVTLKYGLTDSTEMLQWLFRAVEGQVERRNVSIAMLNDAGTAEVRRWNLIGAWPCDWFGAPLDALGKNLAIESLSIAYDRLELDDARAPVA; encoded by the coding sequence ATGACCACTCAACCGCCGTCAGCCCAGCCGGGCGTCCAGGTTACCCCCTACCGCGACTTCAACTTCAAAGTGGTCATCCAGGGCGTCGTCCAGGGGCATTTCACCAAGGTGGAGGGCCTGGGCATGTCCATCGGGCGGATCCTGTTCCGGGCCGGGGGCGAGAACAGCGCAGTCCGCGTCATTCCCGGCCAGGTGGAGTACACCCCCGTGACGCTGAAGTACGGCCTGACCGACTCGACCGAGATGCTGCAGTGGCTGTTCCGGGCAGTGGAGGGGCAGGTGGAGCGCCGCAACGTCTCCATCGCCATGCTTAACGACGCCGGCACAGCCGAGGTGCGGCGCTGGAACCTTATCGGTGCCTGGCCGTGCGACTGGTTCGGCGCCCCGCTGGATGCCCTGGGCAAGAACCTCGCCATTGAATCGCTCAGCATCGCCTATGACCGCCTGGAGTTGGATGATGCCCGGGCCCCGGTGGCGTAG